In Candidatus Bathyarchaeum sp., the sequence CATCGTTCGGGGGTACCAGACTCTTTTAGTGAATTGGCTTTAACAATTCTTGATTTCATAAAATGTCCTCATTTATTAAATGTTTAAAATAATTAAGGTATAGACTAATTTAACTATCTTGTTTCGTTGAAGTTAATTTCAATTGTGTTAACTTGGACAAATCTGAATACGGCATATTGTTACTATGCCGCCACGGTCACGTGCATACAAAACAGGTCTAGGCAAAGATTGGTAATACTGTTAATTTATTTGTCATGGAGATCGCATAAATGACCTCCAGGGCATAATAGATTTTTTGATTTGATAACACAAAATAAAACTTAAAGTATCGTTGGATAATTGGAGACATTTAGCTATCGCAGGCTTAGTTCCAGGAAGGAGGCACCAATTTAACTTTGTTTTTCGTTAATGAAGATGATTAATAACTCTCAATATGATGTTCAAGAGGTCAATATAGCCAAGTTTGACGGGTTTAATGAAGAATTTCAATTTCAATTCCATTGTCTTTGAAAAAGAGCTTACGCCAGTATAAGTCATGTTTGGTTAACGCCGCGTAAATGAATTGTGGACCAAAGTATAATTTAAGCGCCAATGGGACCGATTAGAAGGTCAAAGAGAATCCTCTGAAGAAACCGCTACCAAGTAAATCATTAAGAGCAACGATACCCGTTTTAATCAGTTTCATCTTAAATTCTTCAATTTAAAGTTGGATGTTTAAGAATCCAACTCTTGGAATCTAAAGAGTGATGGAAGTGAACCACGTTCTTTAAGCGCGCTAATAATTAGGTTACGTAACCATTCAGATGCGGTCAGACCCTCTTTCTGTGCCTCTCGATCAACAGCTTCTCTGATTGATGAAGTTAACCGGGTACACAGAAGCTCTTTCTTTAAGTCGCCCTGTATCTTTGGCATAATTTATCACCTCACTGTTCTGCCAGCTGCCAGTCTGAAGCTGTCTCCGCTAATCGCATTACAAAATCAGAACCGAAATAAAGAAATTCGGTTAGTCCTGAGACGAGCAGTCTCTTGACAGGCCTAGCGCATTTTAGGCTTGAATCGCACATTATGTGACTTGTTAATACACAATTTTCATTTAATTGCATCAAATTTTAATAACTCACGCTCCTACGTTGCTGTTGATTCGCGCGCTATCTCTCGCTCTTGTTCCCCCCCCCCCCCCCCCGGAGGTAAAAACATAAAGCCTTCACTCCCAATTGTATAAGAGTGAGCAACCTTTGAATGGTTTGCTCCACGCATCTTTAGAATTCTAAGTCTTCTTCGGAGAACCCCAGAGTCATCAATATACATTTCAAATGTTATGATTCCATCAGCTATGAATTCGGCAATTTCTTCTCCTCCAGAAAAGGAGGATAAACTAACCCGTGGCTTATCCACAATCAAGATACATAAGCAATTGTTTCTCTTAATAAAACTGTATAAAAGGTGAGCCATGACCCTAATGTCAATAGTCTGGCCCAAAGCCATAGCAATAGCCGAGAAAGAGTCTATTACAAGCACTTTTGCATTCAATGAAGACATAGTCTCCATGATCTTATTGAGATTTGTCTGAACTCCCGCTTCCTTACTTACAGGTAAACACAATATCTTCACCCGTTTCTCATGCTCAAGACGTTCAAAATCCAAATCAAAATCTTTCATATTGCGCAAAAAGCATTCTTTTGTCTCTGCAAGACAAGCATAAACACCAGGCGTACCATATTTGATAGCGCAGTTGTTAAGAAATTGACTTGAAAAGATAGTTTTTCCAGCACCAGCGTTCCCAGTTAAAAGTATCATAGCATCCGACGGAAAACCGCCATCAAGAAGCTCATCCATTTCAGGCATACCGGTAGGAATACGTTGAATACTCATATTATGTTATCAGACCTGTCAAGTGATTTCTACTACATCAATACACAAGTCTTATTTTAATATGTGTACAATTTGTTGAACAATATATACAATTTGTTGCATCATGCACAATTTACAGAATTGAAAGTAGTAAATAAAAAAGAAATTATCCTAGGTTTTCGCATCAATACAATAAAAAGATGAAAAAAAGAAATATAAACAATAAGAGGATAACAAAAAAACATTAAGTGTTACCAAAAGCTCATGACAAACTTTGAGGGCTTTCAATTAAATGCTAGTGAGATCGTCCCCACAAATGTGTGGGCGTAATAGTTAAGGAAATAACAGTTGCTGAGTTGTTGATAAAAAAAAGACGATTGAAAAGAAAAATCAGAACTGTTCTTCAAAATAAGTTCTACCAAAGTCATGCGCAGAACATTCGAGCAGTATGACCTTAGAAGTTGTTGAATTGTTGATAAAGATGAGGGGAAATTTATAGATAATACTAAAATTAATCAGGACGTGCCTAACTTTTGAGGCTAATCTTTTCATGGACTAGAGCGTTTTCACGGTTCTGCGATTTTTGAGGGAAATAAAAATTAAATGCTACAGACATAAAATAGAACATATGAAAGACAGCAAAAACTTTGTCGCCAACGAATATAAAAGAACTATACAGGCGGCCCACGAAATCCTTGAGAAAAGGGGGCGCCGAACATTGAAAGAGGCTACAAAGACCATTTCAATTGAAGGGATAGAATCCAAACCGGTCGTTGATGCTTTGTTGAGTTTCAAATCAGGTTGGAGCGATCTCACCAGACCTGCTCTGTTATCTTTGGCATGTGAAGCTGTTGGTGGAAATCCGAAGATAACTGATCCCGTTGCCATAGCCACATCGCACATATCGGGAGCTATTGAAATAATTGATGATGTCATTGACGAGTCCACAGTGAAGCACAATCATCAAACAATAGTGGGAAAGTTTGGAAGTAATGTCACGTTGCTCATTTCAACAGCGCTCCTATTCACAGGATTCACTGAATTGTATAAACTTCAAGAAAAGAATGTTTCGCCAAAGATGTTTGAGCGCATTGTCAAAATCATTAAGAAGGGTTTCTTTGAGCTTGGAGATGCAACAAGTTTAGAACTCAGTTTTAGAGGGAGAACAGATGTTACTCCAGAAGAGTACTTGTACATGGTAAAGAAGAAAGCTGCAGATGTAGAGATGCATACACACATAGGTGCAATATTAGGAGGCGGTTCAGAACAAGAAACAAGAATACTACGTGAATATGGACGATCCCTCGGTATGCTCATGATTCTAAGAGATGACATGGAAGACATGTTAGACTTTGGGGGTGAATTACTACACAGAGTAGAAAAAGAGGCCCTGCCGTTACCTTTGATTTATTCTTTAAACAAACTAGAAGGAAAAAAAGATATCATTCAAATTTTGGAGAGAAAAAAAAGGGATCAAAAGGATATGGAAAAAATTGTGGATATTACATATCGAACAGGAGGACTAGAAGCTTTCGGAGAAAAGATGAGAGAGATTGCAGAAAGAGCCGCAAGCAGAGTGGACCAGGTTAAATGTAAACAGGAGCTTGAAGTTCTCATTGCAGCCACAATTCCACCGATATAACCGGAAAAGATAGGCAATGTAATCATGGAATGTAGTTCCACCAACGTACCGGAAAGGTTTCTCCATAAGCTAACCAGTCTAAGAGGTTGTTCAACCAAGCTTTTTCAGTCAATGATCCCACCCCCTTATAGATATACAAATTTAATATAGAGTCGCTCAACCTTATGAAATTTTCCAAAGCCCTTTTTGAATAGATGAATAATATGAAGCTAAAGTTCAGAATCGTTAAAGGTAAAAGAGAGAAATAACAAAATGTTCCTCCAAAAAGTTGAAGATCAATCAATGTAGTGGCTCCAGAATTTGGAGCACAAAAAAATAATAAATAATCAACTGATAGTTAAGAGGTGTACACTTGATTTCGTCTTTGTTCAACTATTATATGACGACGGCATAGCCAGGTATGACTAAAACATCAAAACGAGATAGAGAATACTTAAGAAGAATATAAAAATGAAGATGCATCAAGATCGTCAAAACTGTAGGAAACGCAAACAATATGTTCAAGATCCAAGTGACCACTATTCAAAGGATGTGTGCAACATTTTTTTGATTCATCACTTTTGATGCATATAATGAATCAGAATGTAACAAACATCTTAAGACCACGCCCTTCTTTTTACCGCCGTTAAAAGAATGTGTAAACAATAAAAAATCTAAAAATTGTACATTTCAAGTAACAACCA encodes:
- a CDS encoding polyprenyl synthetase family protein; amino-acid sequence: MKEATKTISIEGIESKPVVDALLSFKSGWSDLTRPALLSLACEAVGGNPKITDPVAIATSHISGAIEIIDDVIDESTVKHNHQTIVGKFGSNVTLLISTALLFTGFTELYKLQEKNVSPKMFERIVKIIKKGFFELGDATSLELSFRGRTDVTPEEYLYMVKKKAADVEMHTHIGAILGGGSEQETRILREYGRSLGMLMILRDDMEDMLDFGGELLHRVEKEALPLPLIYSLNKLEGKKDIIQILERKKRDQKDMEKIVDITYRTGGLEAFGEKMREIAERAASRVDQVKCKQELEVLIAATIPPI